A single region of the Methylocystis echinoides genome encodes:
- a CDS encoding PRC-barrel domain-containing protein — MKQQITAGFAILIAALLSADNALAKSAARKVNSRSSSVVTTADAGNDATKPGEIDWIRVLPAERLVNQDVVSSDRRFLGQIDSIMLDVATGDVVYVIVSSENDYLAIPFRALALRGWQDGRSIRVDETYQRVLRNSPHTGGTRMSEDLGDPKDIARTNRAFGVPTPYGYVVPPNPDRDILPNRYLLVRPRNIGALQMERDAKNKDASPAREIRGRQVARADGQPIGEVEYIMLDLEAGRIAYLLLSSGSFLGLGGEWIPVPPEAVEWSPEKETAILKKGVKRTALAPLQRSEPPGFIRRSQLEALYQRFDVTPYQQQSRLD; from the coding sequence ATGAAGCAGCAAATTACCGCTGGGTTTGCCATCCTCATCGCGGCACTTCTCTCAGCTGACAACGCATTGGCCAAAAGCGCCGCTCGTAAAGTGAACAGCAGGAGTTCATCCGTCGTGACCACGGCAGACGCGGGAAATGACGCGACAAAGCCGGGGGAGATCGACTGGATAAGGGTTCTGCCAGCCGAGCGCCTGGTCAATCAGGACGTTGTCAGCAGCGACCGCCGGTTTTTGGGGCAGATTGACTCCATCATGCTCGACGTCGCGACCGGCGATGTCGTCTACGTCATCGTCTCGTCGGAGAATGACTACTTAGCAATTCCGTTCCGTGCGTTGGCACTCCGCGGGTGGCAAGACGGTCGGTCGATCAGAGTCGACGAGACCTATCAAAGGGTCCTACGAAACAGCCCCCATACAGGGGGGACCCGAATGAGTGAGGATCTTGGGGACCCCAAGGATATCGCGCGGACAAACCGGGCATTTGGCGTCCCAACACCTTACGGCTACGTGGTGCCGCCGAATCCCGATCGGGACATACTCCCCAACCGCTATCTACTCGTTCGTCCGAGAAATATCGGGGCGCTCCAAATGGAGCGGGACGCAAAGAACAAGGATGCCTCGCCAGCCCGAGAGATTCGTGGCCGCCAGGTGGCGCGCGCCGATGGCCAACCCATCGGGGAGGTGGAGTATATTATGCTGGACCTTGAAGCCGGGCGCATCGCCTATCTGCTCTTGTCCTCAGGCAGCTTCCTTGGTCTCGGCGGAGAATGGATACCGGTTCCGCCGGAGGCGGTCGAGTGGTCCCCAGAGAAGGAAACGGCCATTTTGAAAAAGGGCGTGAAGCGAACCGCCCTTGCGCCGCTTCAAAGAAGCGAACCGCCAGGCTTCATCCGGCGATCTCAACTGGAGGCGCTCTACCAACGCTTCGATGTGACGCCTTATCAACAGCAGAGTCGGCTGGACTAA
- a CDS encoding YetF domain-containing protein, whose amino-acid sequence MVLTFFESWAGLARVLVNCIIGYACIIMILRVSGKRTLTKLNAFDFVVTIALGSTLATLIVSKEIVLAEGVLAVTLLVALQYLIAAASVRSRMFSRLVKSEPTLLAHDGIFLKEAMRTQRITQEEILAALRAHKVAEIEDAAAVILETDGSISVLPKSRA is encoded by the coding sequence GTGGTTTTGACTTTTTTTGAATCTTGGGCGGGCCTCGCCCGAGTCCTGGTTAATTGCATTATCGGTTATGCGTGCATCATCATGATACTGCGAGTTTCCGGCAAGCGAACTCTCACTAAACTCAATGCATTTGACTTTGTCGTCACCATCGCGCTCGGATCCACGTTGGCGACGCTGATAGTTAGCAAGGAAATCGTCCTCGCCGAAGGCGTCCTGGCTGTGACACTCCTAGTCGCCCTGCAGTATCTCATCGCTGCGGCTTCAGTGAGGTCTCGGATGTTCAGCCGTTTGGTCAAAAGTGAGCCAACCCTTTTGGCTCATGACGGAATTTTCCTCAAGGAGGCAATGCGGACACAACGCATCACGCAAGAGGAAATACTTGCTGCGCTACGCGCGCATAAGGTCGCAGAAATCGAAGATGCGGCGGCGGTTATCCTTGAGACGGACGGATCGATAAGCGTTCTCCCGAAATCGAGAGCCTAG
- a CDS encoding DUF2254 domain-containing protein — MRETLLAFWERLRANFWFVPSLMALATAGFSYGVTRIDANRPVHDLMGWLWSGGADGARSLLSTIASSMITVAGTVFSITIAALTLAGSQFGWRLLRNFTRDLGNQIVLGTFVSTFLYCLLILRTVRSEDEGGFVPHVSVTCAVVFAVASVGVLIYFIDHMARSIQAESLIAAIGADLRETIRALRNSSDEEVLVGPPAVDGPMDSVLAEESGYLEHLNHDRLVEFAERKSLLIESCLGPGDFVMRGSELFKVHGAVSLNRHEQKELREATKLDCRRTPTQDLRFGVRQLTEIAVRALSPGINDPYTAMTCADWLADCLGELGCKQNVLLCRFGPSGEPRLLERTVSFEEVTNLSFDSFRIYGAESLIVMIHLLNLLTRLGLHVQEEYCRAVLRQHSKAAAEVALAACRGQWDRERLEAAATRARSVLAE; from the coding sequence GTGAGAGAAACTCTCCTTGCCTTTTGGGAAAGGCTGCGGGCGAATTTTTGGTTTGTGCCGTCGCTGATGGCCCTTGCTACGGCCGGTTTCTCATATGGCGTTACCCGAATCGACGCAAATCGGCCCGTCCATGATCTCATGGGTTGGCTTTGGTCAGGCGGAGCAGATGGGGCACGCTCCCTCCTCTCGACAATTGCGAGCTCAATGATCACGGTTGCTGGAACAGTTTTTTCGATCACTATCGCAGCCTTGACCCTCGCGGGCTCCCAATTTGGATGGCGTTTATTACGCAATTTCACGAGAGATCTCGGGAACCAGATTGTTCTCGGGACCTTCGTGTCGACCTTCCTCTATTGTCTCCTCATACTCAGAACAGTCAGAAGCGAAGACGAGGGCGGATTCGTGCCTCATGTCTCCGTTACGTGCGCCGTCGTCTTCGCTGTCGCAAGCGTTGGGGTGCTGATCTATTTCATTGACCACATGGCCCGTTCAATCCAGGCGGAAAGCCTGATCGCAGCGATCGGCGCGGATTTGAGGGAAACGATTAGAGCGCTGCGAAATTCGTCAGACGAAGAGGTTCTCGTAGGTCCGCCTGCGGTAGACGGGCCGATGGATTCAGTCCTGGCGGAAGAAAGCGGGTATCTAGAGCATCTAAACCACGACCGGCTGGTCGAATTTGCAGAGAGAAAGTCACTGCTGATTGAGAGTTGCCTGGGTCCGGGCGACTTTGTCATGCGCGGAAGCGAACTCTTCAAAGTCCACGGGGCGGTGTCTCTAAACAGGCATGAGCAGAAGGAGCTTCGGGAGGCAACCAAGCTAGATTGCCGACGAACGCCAACGCAGGATCTGCGCTTCGGCGTCCGCCAACTAACGGAGATCGCCGTCCGCGCCCTATCCCCAGGCATTAATGACCCTTATACGGCGATGACATGCGCCGATTGGCTTGCGGATTGCCTCGGAGAACTTGGATGCAAACAAAATGTCCTCCTATGCCGGTTCGGGCCGAGCGGAGAGCCGCGTCTGCTTGAGCGGACGGTGAGCTTTGAGGAGGTTACAAACTTGAGTTTCGACTCCTTCAGGATTTACGGGGCCGAAAGCCTGATCGTCATGATCCACTTATTAAACTTATTGACAAGGCTCGGCCTTCACGTGCAGGAAGAATATTGCCGCGCCGTACTGCGCCAGCACTCCAAAGCAGCCGCCGAAGTGGCGCTGGCGGCCTGTAGAGGGCAATGGGATCGGGAAAGGTTGGAAGCAGCGGCAACTCGCGCGCGATCTGTCCTGGCGGAGTAG
- a CDS encoding mechanosensitive ion channel family protein — MVVFLPNLAIGLIVFLVLYLFSLGAGRGIARLAARSGQPPHIAKIFSRLGRGVVNLFGAMIALSVVLPSVDAASVFGALGIGSVAVGFAAKDIFQNLLAGILLLVTRPFHVGDQIVSGPHEGTVEDIQIRATLLRTYDNRRVVIPNSELYTNRVVVNTAFEVRRIHLMVPIGESDDIGKAGATILDEIAKIERVLQYPKPVVLLQSLGDFSLNLEVRYWIKPTVMREVVESTDEVYRAITPALTAAGIDMPFPTYQVLFHNQTETADGNRTLQREGWPPSTKNHSPSRPGQSNATRSNSGSQA, encoded by the coding sequence ATGGTTGTGTTCCTACCGAACCTCGCCATCGGGCTTATAGTCTTTCTGGTGCTATACTTGTTTTCGCTTGGCGCCGGGCGGGGAATCGCTCGTCTTGCCGCACGCTCCGGCCAGCCCCCCCATATCGCTAAGATTTTTAGCCGGCTTGGCCGCGGTGTTGTCAACCTCTTTGGCGCAATGATCGCGCTTTCGGTGGTTCTCCCTTCCGTGGACGCGGCATCGGTTTTTGGGGCCCTCGGCATCGGCAGCGTCGCTGTGGGATTCGCAGCCAAGGACATCTTCCAGAATCTGCTCGCCGGGATCCTTCTCCTGGTGACGCGGCCGTTTCACGTCGGTGATCAAATCGTAAGCGGACCACATGAAGGAACTGTCGAAGACATCCAGATTCGCGCTACCCTCTTACGAACTTACGACAACCGGCGCGTCGTCATTCCGAATAGTGAGCTCTATACAAACCGCGTGGTAGTCAATACCGCCTTTGAGGTGCGTCGGATTCATCTCATGGTTCCGATCGGCGAAAGCGACGATATTGGCAAGGCCGGTGCAACCATCCTTGACGAGATCGCGAAAATCGAAAGGGTCTTGCAGTATCCCAAGCCTGTCGTCCTACTCCAGAGCCTCGGCGATTTCAGCTTAAATCTGGAAGTTCGGTACTGGATCAAGCCGACAGTCATGCGAGAAGTCGTTGAGTCCACGGACGAGGTTTATCGTGCAATTACCCCCGCGCTGACAGCTGCTGGCATCGACATGCCGTTTCCGACCTACCAGGTTCTGTTCCATAATCAGACAGAGACGGCGGACGGTAACCGGACACTGCAACGCGAAGGTTGGCCGCCGTCCACCAAGAACCATTCACCCTCTCGGCCAGGGCAGTCTAACGCGACCCGCTCCAATAGCGGGTCACAGGCCTGA
- a CDS encoding AI-2E family transporter yields the protein MVDSHQAAQTRLLAIITFLLIGFALRQTYAVTMPLAAAAVVIAAIWPVKPWLERFFSATLSNIGTVLVLFAILAAFAGAISFSVTRVAQAFTDNSDKLQQLYQSMSDWVRSWGGSIGSVGGFSRIVSMGEQALGSAYNILVYIGIIAILVVFGLPEVGSLRQKINREIDGRQTRELVDATDLIAVKVRQYLWVTTITSAITGVATLVLSLVVGLDLALVWALLNFLLNYIPIVGNVVGIVPPTLYAVIQFGGWVMPATVFAGFSIVQVAISNFVAPTLQGKSLSLTPMAVILALSVWSWIWGVAGALIAVPLTSAAVVLCNHFPSVRWIALLLEDKKDSESAGGEHRAAENA from the coding sequence ATGGTTGACTCGCACCAGGCCGCACAGACTCGGTTGCTGGCCATCATTACCTTCCTGCTGATTGGCTTCGCGCTCCGTCAGACTTATGCTGTCACGATGCCGCTCGCCGCGGCAGCTGTCGTGATTGCGGCAATCTGGCCGGTCAAGCCATGGCTGGAGAGGTTTTTTTCCGCTACGCTCAGCAATATCGGAACCGTTTTAGTCCTTTTCGCTATCCTTGCCGCCTTTGCGGGCGCCATCTCTTTTTCGGTGACTCGAGTCGCACAGGCGTTCACGGATAACTCGGATAAGTTACAACAGCTTTATCAGAGCATGTCGGATTGGGTCCGGAGCTGGGGCGGTTCGATCGGCAGCGTTGGGGGCTTCAGCCGGATCGTCAGCATGGGCGAACAAGCGCTCGGCAGCGCTTACAACATACTGGTTTACATAGGCATAATAGCGATACTTGTGGTGTTCGGCCTCCCCGAGGTTGGATCGCTGCGACAAAAAATCAATCGAGAGATCGACGGAAGACAGACTCGCGAACTTGTCGACGCCACGGACCTGATTGCCGTGAAGGTGCGCCAATATCTCTGGGTGACGACGATCACAAGCGCCATCACGGGCGTCGCGACTCTTGTCCTGTCCCTCGTCGTCGGACTGGACCTTGCTCTCGTATGGGCTCTGCTTAACTTTCTTCTCAATTACATACCGATTGTCGGAAACGTGGTCGGAATTGTTCCACCTACCCTGTACGCCGTGATCCAGTTCGGCGGCTGGGTCATGCCGGCTACTGTGTTCGCTGGGTTTTCGATAGTCCAGGTCGCTATCAGCAATTTCGTTGCGCCAACTCTTCAGGGAAAGAGCCTCTCCCTCACACCCATGGCAGTGATATTGGCGCTTTCGGTTTGGAGCTGGATATGGGGCGTGGCGGGGGCGCTGATCGCCGTACCGCTAACATCAGCGGCGGTTGTTCTTTGCAACCACTTTCCGAGCGTTCGGTGGATCGCGCTTCTGCTCGAGGACAAGAAGGACAGTGAGAGCGCTGGCGGGGAACATCGGGCGGCCGAGAATGCCTGA
- a CDS encoding cation diffusion facilitator family transporter: MAADAAVSLGVVVAALLIGATGWSWLDPAASIIIACVILWSGWSLMRDALNLALDAVPAGVDRSAVEAYIAGLTGVTVVHDLHIWGMSTTETALTAHLVRPYFHMDDIFLSNIAHAGAKIWHPARHHSS; the protein is encoded by the coding sequence ATGGCCGCAGATGCGGCAGTGTCCCTCGGCGTCGTAGTTGCGGCCCTTCTCATTGGCGCTACTGGCTGGTCGTGGCTCGATCCGGCGGCGAGTATCATAATCGCTTGCGTCATCTTATGGAGCGGCTGGAGCCTTATGCGCGACGCTCTCAACCTCGCGCTTGATGCCGTTCCCGCAGGGGTAGACCGCTCCGCCGTGGAGGCTTATATCGCGGGCTTAACTGGCGTCACGGTGGTGCATGACCTTCATATTTGGGGTATGAGCACCACTGAAACCGCGCTGACGGCGCATTTGGTTCGACCCTATTTCCATATGGATGATATCTTTCTATCGAATATAGCTCACGCTGGAGCGAAGATTTGGCATCCAGCACGCCACCATTCAAGTTGA
- a CDS encoding DNA-binding domain-containing protein: MKATGWNATRNVVDAARMTFGVSRSTVYRIIGRFLATRRASSLVPADRGTPRGAKRVDSRVERVIAEQINRVWLKKEKPNMRALIERVHEACRIDGLRLPHRSTIQRRVDELNVLRSARKRGEAALEAAATPSAGNYRADKPNEIWQIDHTIVDMIVVDEETRLPIGRPVLTIAIDLCTRMVAGFYLSLDPPSSVSVGLCLLHAVYDKTLWLQERNIDYPWPVAGIPSDAREAIAGDTQLARRLDQIALPRWKADEEFQGLVVGILRSLPLRRPSALSAQSLRTLARATDGITAKVFSMLNELAVEAVHSGSEQITDDDVERNRCSQATSLIPTGGA, encoded by the coding sequence TTGAAGGCAACTGGATGGAATGCAACGCGCAACGTCGTCGATGCCGCGCGGATGACCTTTGGTGTCAGCCGCTCGACGGTATATAGAATAATCGGTCGATTTCTTGCGACGCGAAGGGCCTCAAGCCTGGTGCCTGCCGATCGCGGAACTCCGCGAGGAGCCAAGCGCGTTGATAGCAGGGTCGAGCGCGTCATTGCTGAACAGATCAATCGCGTTTGGCTGAAGAAGGAAAAGCCGAATATGCGTGCTTTGATCGAGCGCGTGCATGAAGCTTGCCGCATCGACGGACTCCGCCTGCCCCATCGCAGCACCATCCAACGCCGCGTTGACGAACTCAACGTGCTCCGCTCCGCCCGCAAGCGAGGAGAAGCTGCCTTGGAAGCCGCCGCAACTCCGAGCGCCGGCAATTACCGCGCGGACAAACCGAACGAGATTTGGCAAATCGACCACACAATCGTCGATATGATCGTTGTCGACGAAGAGACTCGATTGCCCATAGGACGTCCAGTTCTGACGATAGCCATCGACCTTTGCACGCGAATGGTCGCAGGCTTCTATCTATCGCTGGATCCTCCAAGCAGTGTCTCCGTTGGACTGTGTCTTCTTCACGCAGTCTATGACAAAACCTTATGGCTACAAGAGCGCAATATCGATTATCCTTGGCCCGTCGCTGGCATTCCTTCCGACGCTCGTGAAGCGATTGCCGGCGACACACAGCTTGCGCGACGGCTTGATCAAATCGCTCTGCCACGGTGGAAGGCTGATGAAGAGTTTCAGGGGTTGGTGGTTGGCATCCTTCGAAGCCTGCCGCTCCGTCGACCATCCGCCCTCTCGGCTCAGAGCTTGCGTACTCTTGCTCGCGCCACGGATGGGATCACCGCGAAGGTTTTTAGCATGCTGAATGAACTCGCAGTCGAAGCCGTTCATTCGGGCAGTGAGCAAATCACCGACGATGATGTTGAGCGTAACCGCTGTTCTCAGGCCACGTCTTTGATTCCGACGGGCGGCGCGTAG
- the tnpB gene encoding IS66 family insertion sequence element accessory protein TnpB (TnpB, as the term is used for proteins encoded by IS66 family insertion elements, is considered an accessory protein, since TnpC, encoded by a neighboring gene, is a DDE family transposase.), producing MIGPTGAVRVMVATKPVDFRKGAEGLAALVRETMKADPFDGAIYVFRAKRADRIKLVYWDGTGVCLFAKRLEDGEFRWPKIEDGTMRLSATQFSALLEGLDWRRVQCAKETPAPALSG from the coding sequence ATGATCGGCCCGACTGGCGCCGTCCGAGTCATGGTGGCGACGAAGCCCGTGGATTTTCGCAAGGGCGCCGAAGGCCTCGCCGCCCTGGTGCGCGAAACGATGAAAGCGGACCCCTTCGACGGGGCGATCTATGTTTTCCGCGCCAAGCGCGCGGATCGGATCAAGTTGGTCTACTGGGACGGCACAGGCGTCTGTCTCTTCGCCAAGCGGCTCGAGGATGGCGAGTTTCGCTGGCCGAAGATCGAAGACGGAACGATGCGGCTTTCCGCGACGCAATTTTCGGCGCTGCTCGAGGGGCTCGATTGGCGGCGCGTCCAATGCGCGAAAGAGACGCCGGCGCCGGCATTGTCGGGATGA
- a CDS encoding IS110 family transposase produces the protein MQKFARIGVDLAKNYFQVHALSAEGEPAVKRKLTRSKMREFFANTDPSQIGMEACGSAHYWARELAAMGHKVVLIAPSYTKPYVKRGKNDAVDAEAICEAMSRPDMRFVPIKSAEQQAALALHKARELLVKQQTMSVNALRGHLAEFGVVVAKGVGRVEELLAEAEDTSLPAALKATVKVLAQTLDGIEKAINALDKEIAGLHSQSETSRLLDGVPGIGKLIASMITASVPDPGAFKSARDFAAWLGLTPRQNSSGGKQTLGGITKQGNRHMRKLLVLSATSLLRRAGQHKGGLAEWIVALRLKKPARLVTVALANKLARTIWAIMKTGECFRTELYTRC, from the coding sequence ATGCAAAAATTTGCAAGAATTGGCGTCGATCTAGCCAAAAACTATTTTCAAGTGCACGCCTTATCGGCAGAAGGCGAACCCGCCGTCAAGCGCAAACTGACGCGGTCAAAAATGCGCGAGTTCTTTGCAAACACTGATCCGTCTCAAATCGGCATGGAGGCCTGCGGCTCAGCGCATTACTGGGCACGTGAACTCGCGGCGATGGGCCATAAGGTGGTGTTGATCGCGCCGTCGTACACCAAGCCATACGTCAAGCGGGGCAAGAATGACGCAGTTGACGCGGAAGCAATCTGCGAGGCGATGTCGCGCCCCGATATGCGCTTCGTGCCCATCAAGAGCGCCGAGCAGCAGGCTGCTTTGGCGCTGCACAAGGCCCGGGAGCTACTGGTGAAACAGCAAACGATGAGCGTCAACGCCCTTCGTGGCCATCTCGCGGAGTTCGGCGTCGTCGTCGCCAAAGGCGTCGGACGCGTAGAGGAGTTGCTCGCCGAGGCTGAAGACACGTCGCTTCCTGCCGCGCTCAAGGCAACGGTAAAGGTTCTGGCGCAGACGCTTGATGGTATCGAAAAGGCAATCAACGCGTTGGATAAGGAAATCGCTGGACTCCATTCGCAAAGCGAAACAAGTCGCTTGCTCGACGGCGTGCCGGGCATCGGCAAACTCATTGCTTCAATGATCACGGCCTCTGTGCCCGATCCGGGGGCGTTCAAATCGGCACGTGACTTCGCCGCCTGGCTTGGCCTCACGCCGCGACAGAACTCAAGCGGCGGGAAACAGACGCTTGGGGGTATAACCAAACAAGGCAACCGCCATATGAGAAAGCTGCTGGTTTTGTCGGCAACATCGTTGTTGCGTCGAGCTGGCCAACACAAGGGCGGGCTTGCCGAATGGATCGTGGCGCTGCGATTGAAGAAACCTGCGCGACTTGTCACCGTAGCGCTGGCGAACAAGCTTGCACGAACGATTTGGGCAATTATGAAGACCGGCGAATGTTTCCGAACAGAACTTTACACGAGATGCTGA
- a CDS encoding transposase: protein MSGDRTFQVLDVSPARTRRTWSRAAKEMIVAEASEAGANVSAVARAHGASVQQVFRWRREA, encoded by the coding sequence ATGTCTGGAGATAGAACGTTTCAGGTTTTGGATGTCAGCCCGGCGCGAACCCGTCGCACGTGGTCTCGCGCGGCGAAGGAGATGATCGTCGCCGAGGCAAGCGAGGCGGGCGCCAACGTGTCGGCGGTCGCCAGAGCGCACGGCGCTAGCGTGCAGCAGGTGTTTCGCTGGCGCCGAGAGGCTTAG
- the tnpB gene encoding IS66 family insertion sequence element accessory protein TnpB (TnpB, as the term is used for proteins encoded by IS66 family insertion elements, is considered an accessory protein, since TnpC, encoded by a neighboring gene, is a DDE family transposase.): MIPPHARIVLATKPVDFRKGPDGLAALVRDGGGDPFGGALYVFRAKRADRVKIIWWDGTGLCLFAKRLETDRFCWPKLTSGTIHMSVSQLTALVEGMDWTRVRSAPQTRPTSVG, from the coding sequence ATGATTCCTCCACATGCCCGGATTGTTCTTGCGACGAAGCCAGTCGACTTTCGCAAAGGCCCGGACGGGCTGGCGGCGCTCGTGCGCGACGGTGGCGGCGATCCCTTCGGGGGCGCCCTTTACGTCTTTCGGGCCAAGCGCGCGGATCGCGTAAAGATCATCTGGTGGGACGGCACGGGCCTGTGCCTGTTCGCCAAGCGACTGGAGACAGATCGTTTCTGCTGGCCGAAGCTCACGTCGGGAACGATCCATATGTCCGTTTCCCAGCTTACGGCCCTCGTCGAGGGCATGGATTGGACACGGGTTCGCAGCGCGCCCCAAACACGGCCGACGAGCGTCGGCTGA
- a CDS encoding DUF6929 family protein, with amino-acid sequence MTWKRLGPLHWIDPETLERQALAAGSGLIATERSLWVVADDLHHLVRLGRQDQLLGKGFRILSGELPKELKARKRAKPATECLIQLSSHPESLSMLAFPSGSKRYRFRASEIRVDTADKFVGSREIDVSALLGFLSEHIPDLNIEGGVILGEKVLLFQRGNGKAGCNAVIDFGLDHLRALLHGQFMRATFSPRIIEMQLPKIAGVSLTFTDACVYERQVYFSAAAERGSSTYDDGEIIASAIGRIGPRPDLLTQIEAAKVEGLAVARSDESTTTFFAVTDADDPLSPSQLMEVKV; translated from the coding sequence ATGACTTGGAAACGGCTCGGCCCACTACATTGGATTGACCCGGAGACGCTTGAGAGACAGGCCCTGGCCGCGGGCTCGGGCCTGATTGCTACGGAGCGCAGTCTTTGGGTTGTAGCTGATGACCTTCACCATCTTGTGCGTCTTGGGAGGCAAGACCAGCTTCTCGGAAAAGGCTTCCGAATTCTCTCAGGTGAGTTACCAAAAGAGTTGAAGGCGCGCAAGCGTGCGAAGCCCGCCACCGAATGCCTCATTCAGCTCAGCTCCCATCCCGAGAGTTTGTCGATGTTGGCGTTTCCGTCAGGATCGAAGCGCTACCGCTTCCGAGCTAGCGAGATCCGTGTCGATACGGCTGACAAGTTCGTAGGTTCGCGAGAGATTGACGTCTCAGCACTCCTTGGATTTTTGAGTGAACATATTCCAGATTTGAATATTGAAGGCGGTGTAATCTTAGGAGAAAAAGTCCTACTTTTTCAGCGAGGAAACGGCAAAGCCGGCTGCAACGCCGTTATCGACTTTGGCCTCGATCATTTGCGGGCGCTTCTCCATGGCCAATTTATGAGGGCGACGTTTAGTCCCCGAATTATTGAGATGCAGCTGCCGAAGATAGCCGGAGTCAGTCTCACGTTTACCGACGCATGCGTATACGAGCGACAAGTTTATTTCTCCGCCGCCGCTGAGCGCGGGTCTTCAACATATGACGACGGAGAGATTATTGCCTCGGCGATCGGGCGAATCGGACCGAGACCAGACCTTTTGACTCAGATTGAGGCGGCCAAGGTTGAGGGTCTGGCGGTCGCCAGAAGTGATGAGAGCACTACGACCTTTTTCGCTGTCACGGACGCAGATGATCCCCTAAGCCCTTCACAGCTCATGGAAGTAAAGGTCTAG